The following proteins come from a genomic window of Salvia hispanica cultivar TCC Black 2014 chromosome 4, UniMelb_Shisp_WGS_1.0, whole genome shotgun sequence:
- the LOC125220077 gene encoding J domain-containing protein required for chloroplast accumulation response 1-like isoform X2: protein MMFNKFKINLLIGEICLWTSMDVFMKDEDGLRQSDRSKTASLKSPYTDSGGLDFGDVFGGPPRRGGGPHLHGDDFFDDIFRGHESYSSPWRTHHRHTSSFPAKSSKLVVEFPTFSSTSDHALEHKSKRFSNDKNGGLNYGVHQTSHRRNDDVPNIGKDLNSQSNRYHFSADNVKGGFAKIFNNETDLIPKSYVKMQSQSCRWTDIGVNLMENHNQKDESLRKVKPQEWPSASYARNDANCINKKNAYSSESPRVDSKILEEDSNDPFEDFFELKELHDDLEQATPCEDTIQTQADAKIRQWSAGKEGNIRSLLSTLQYVLWPGSGWQPIALVDLVEENPVKRAYQKALLRLHPDKLQQKGAASHHKYIALQVFDILQEAWDHFNNTCPI from the exons ATGATGTTCAATAAATTCAAGATAAATCTACTCATTGGTGAGATTTGTTTGTGGACATCAATGGACGTATTCATGAAAGATGAAGATGGTTTGAGGCAGTCTGATCGCTCCAAAACCGCATCCCTTAAATCACCATACACAGACTCAGGGGGCTTGGATTTCGGTGATGTTTTTGGGGGGCCGCCACGGCGAGGTGGCGGGCCACATCTTCACGGTGATGATTTCTTTGATGACATATTTAGAGGCCATGAATCGTATAGTTCGCCATGGAGAACTCATCATCGTCACACCTCAAG TTTTCCAGCCAAATCTAGCAAATTAGTTGTGGAATTTCCTACATTTTCTTCAACAAGTGATCATGCTTTGGAGCATAAGAGCAAGAGATTctcaaatgataaaaatggaGGGCTAAATTATGGAGTTCATCAAACCTCTCATAGAAGAAATGATGATGTACCAAACATTGGAAAGGATTTGAATAGTCAGAGCAATAGGTATCATTTCAGTGCTGATAATGTGAAGGGAGGCTTTGCCAAGATATTCAACAATGAAACAgatttaatcccaaaatccTATGTTAAGATGCAAAGTCAGAGTTGCAGGTGGACGGATATAGGAGTCAACCTAATGGAAAATCATAATCAA aAGGATGAGAGTTTAAGAAAGGTGAAACCACAAGAATGGCCTTCAGCAAGTTATGCAAGAAACGATGCTAATTGTATCAATAAGAAGAACGCATATTCGTCAG AGTCACCACGCGTGGATTCTAAGATATTAGAGGAAGATTCGAACGACCCTTTTGAAGACTTCTTCGAG TTGAAGGAGTTGCATGATGATCTTGAACAAGCTACACCATGTGAGGACACTATA CAGACGCAGGCTGATGCTAAAATTCGACAGTGGTCAGCAGGGAAGGAAGGGAACATTAGGTCTCTCCTGTCAACCCTACAATAT GTTCTTTGGCCGGGAAGTGGATGGCAGCCAATCGCGTTGGTGGATCTAGTCGAAGAGAATCCGGTGAAACGAGCTTATCAGAAAGCATTGCTCCGCCTACATCCAGATAAACTTCAGCAGAAAGGCGCTGCTTCTCATCACAAGTATATTGCCCTTCAAGTTTTTGATATTCTTCAG GAAGCATGGGACCATTTCAACAACACTTGTCCAATTTAA
- the LOC125220077 gene encoding uncharacterized protein LOC125220077 isoform X4: MMFNKFKINLLIGEICLWTSMDVFMKDEDGLRQSDRSKTASLKSPYTDSGGLDFGDVFGGPPRRGGGPHLHGDDFFDDIFRGHESYSSPWRTHHRHTSSFPAKSSKLVVEFPTFSSTSDHALEHKSKRFSNDKNGGLNYGVHQTSHRRNDDVPNIGKDLNSQSNRYHFSADNVKGGFAKIFNNETDLIPKSYVKMQSQSCRWTDIGVNLMENHNQKDESLRKVKPQEWPSASYARNDANCINKKNAYSSESPRVDSKILEEDSNDPFEDFFELKELHDDLEQATPCEDTIVSIDIYVITKFLTRCDPLLIFLSW; the protein is encoded by the exons ATGATGTTCAATAAATTCAAGATAAATCTACTCATTGGTGAGATTTGTTTGTGGACATCAATGGACGTATTCATGAAAGATGAAGATGGTTTGAGGCAGTCTGATCGCTCCAAAACCGCATCCCTTAAATCACCATACACAGACTCAGGGGGCTTGGATTTCGGTGATGTTTTTGGGGGGCCGCCACGGCGAGGTGGCGGGCCACATCTTCACGGTGATGATTTCTTTGATGACATATTTAGAGGCCATGAATCGTATAGTTCGCCATGGAGAACTCATCATCGTCACACCTCAAG TTTTCCAGCCAAATCTAGCAAATTAGTTGTGGAATTTCCTACATTTTCTTCAACAAGTGATCATGCTTTGGAGCATAAGAGCAAGAGATTctcaaatgataaaaatggaGGGCTAAATTATGGAGTTCATCAAACCTCTCATAGAAGAAATGATGATGTACCAAACATTGGAAAGGATTTGAATAGTCAGAGCAATAGGTATCATTTCAGTGCTGATAATGTGAAGGGAGGCTTTGCCAAGATATTCAACAATGAAACAgatttaatcccaaaatccTATGTTAAGATGCAAAGTCAGAGTTGCAGGTGGACGGATATAGGAGTCAACCTAATGGAAAATCATAATCAA aAGGATGAGAGTTTAAGAAAGGTGAAACCACAAGAATGGCCTTCAGCAAGTTATGCAAGAAACGATGCTAATTGTATCAATAAGAAGAACGCATATTCGTCAG AGTCACCACGCGTGGATTCTAAGATATTAGAGGAAGATTCGAACGACCCTTTTGAAGACTTCTTCGAG TTGAAGGAGTTGCATGATGATCTTGAACAAGCTACACCATGTGAGGACACTATAGTAAGTAttgatatatatgtaattaCCAAGTTCCTCACCAGGTGTGATCCATTGCTAATTTTCTTAAGTTGG taA
- the LOC125220077 gene encoding J domain-containing protein required for chloroplast accumulation response 1-like isoform X3, with amino-acid sequence MMFNKFKINLLIGEICLWTSMDVFMKDEDGLRQSDRSKTASLKSPYTDSGGLDFGDVFGGPPRRGGGPHLHGDDFFDDIFRGHESYSSPWRTHHRHTSSFPAKSSKLVVEFPTFSSTSDHALEHKSKRFSNDKNGGLNYGVHQTSHRRNDDVPNIGKDLNSQSNRYHFSADNVKGGFAKIFNNETDLIPKSYVKMQSQSCRWTDIGVNLMENHNQKDESLRKVKPQEWPSASYARNDANCINKKNAYSSESPRVDSKILEEDSNDPFEDFFELKELHDDLEQATPCEDTITQADAKIRQWSAGKEGNIRSLLSTLQYVLWPGSGWQPIALVDLVEENPVKRAYQKALLRLHPDKLQQKGAASHHKYIALQVFDILQEAWDHFNNTCPI; translated from the exons ATGATGTTCAATAAATTCAAGATAAATCTACTCATTGGTGAGATTTGTTTGTGGACATCAATGGACGTATTCATGAAAGATGAAGATGGTTTGAGGCAGTCTGATCGCTCCAAAACCGCATCCCTTAAATCACCATACACAGACTCAGGGGGCTTGGATTTCGGTGATGTTTTTGGGGGGCCGCCACGGCGAGGTGGCGGGCCACATCTTCACGGTGATGATTTCTTTGATGACATATTTAGAGGCCATGAATCGTATAGTTCGCCATGGAGAACTCATCATCGTCACACCTCAAG TTTTCCAGCCAAATCTAGCAAATTAGTTGTGGAATTTCCTACATTTTCTTCAACAAGTGATCATGCTTTGGAGCATAAGAGCAAGAGATTctcaaatgataaaaatggaGGGCTAAATTATGGAGTTCATCAAACCTCTCATAGAAGAAATGATGATGTACCAAACATTGGAAAGGATTTGAATAGTCAGAGCAATAGGTATCATTTCAGTGCTGATAATGTGAAGGGAGGCTTTGCCAAGATATTCAACAATGAAACAgatttaatcccaaaatccTATGTTAAGATGCAAAGTCAGAGTTGCAGGTGGACGGATATAGGAGTCAACCTAATGGAAAATCATAATCAA aAGGATGAGAGTTTAAGAAAGGTGAAACCACAAGAATGGCCTTCAGCAAGTTATGCAAGAAACGATGCTAATTGTATCAATAAGAAGAACGCATATTCGTCAG AGTCACCACGCGTGGATTCTAAGATATTAGAGGAAGATTCGAACGACCCTTTTGAAGACTTCTTCGAG TTGAAGGAGTTGCATGATGATCTTGAACAAGCTACACCATGTGAGGACACTATA ACGCAGGCTGATGCTAAAATTCGACAGTGGTCAGCAGGGAAGGAAGGGAACATTAGGTCTCTCCTGTCAACCCTACAATAT GTTCTTTGGCCGGGAAGTGGATGGCAGCCAATCGCGTTGGTGGATCTAGTCGAAGAGAATCCGGTGAAACGAGCTTATCAGAAAGCATTGCTCCGCCTACATCCAGATAAACTTCAGCAGAAAGGCGCTGCTTCTCATCACAAGTATATTGCCCTTCAAGTTTTTGATATTCTTCAG GAAGCATGGGACCATTTCAACAACACTTGTCCAATTTAA
- the LOC125220077 gene encoding J domain-containing protein required for chloroplast accumulation response 1-like isoform X1, with amino-acid sequence MMFNKFKINLLIGEICLWTSMDVFMKDEDGLRQSDRSKTASLKSPYTDSGGLDFGDVFGGPPRRGGGPHLHGDDFFDDIFRGHESYSSPWRTHHRHTSSFPAKSSKLVVEFPTFSSTSDHALEHKSKRFSNDKNGGLNYGVHQTSHRRNDDVPNIGKDLNSQSNRYHFSADNVKGGFAKIFNNETDLIPKSYVKMQSQSCRWTDIGVNLMENHNQKDESLRKVKPQEWPSASYARNDANCINKKNAYSSESPRVDSKILEEDSNDPFEDFFELKELHDDLEQATPCEDTILLQQTQADAKIRQWSAGKEGNIRSLLSTLQYVLWPGSGWQPIALVDLVEENPVKRAYQKALLRLHPDKLQQKGAASHHKYIALQVFDILQEAWDHFNNTCPI; translated from the exons ATGATGTTCAATAAATTCAAGATAAATCTACTCATTGGTGAGATTTGTTTGTGGACATCAATGGACGTATTCATGAAAGATGAAGATGGTTTGAGGCAGTCTGATCGCTCCAAAACCGCATCCCTTAAATCACCATACACAGACTCAGGGGGCTTGGATTTCGGTGATGTTTTTGGGGGGCCGCCACGGCGAGGTGGCGGGCCACATCTTCACGGTGATGATTTCTTTGATGACATATTTAGAGGCCATGAATCGTATAGTTCGCCATGGAGAACTCATCATCGTCACACCTCAAG TTTTCCAGCCAAATCTAGCAAATTAGTTGTGGAATTTCCTACATTTTCTTCAACAAGTGATCATGCTTTGGAGCATAAGAGCAAGAGATTctcaaatgataaaaatggaGGGCTAAATTATGGAGTTCATCAAACCTCTCATAGAAGAAATGATGATGTACCAAACATTGGAAAGGATTTGAATAGTCAGAGCAATAGGTATCATTTCAGTGCTGATAATGTGAAGGGAGGCTTTGCCAAGATATTCAACAATGAAACAgatttaatcccaaaatccTATGTTAAGATGCAAAGTCAGAGTTGCAGGTGGACGGATATAGGAGTCAACCTAATGGAAAATCATAATCAA aAGGATGAGAGTTTAAGAAAGGTGAAACCACAAGAATGGCCTTCAGCAAGTTATGCAAGAAACGATGCTAATTGTATCAATAAGAAGAACGCATATTCGTCAG AGTCACCACGCGTGGATTCTAAGATATTAGAGGAAGATTCGAACGACCCTTTTGAAGACTTCTTCGAG TTGAAGGAGTTGCATGATGATCTTGAACAAGCTACACCATGTGAGGACACTATA TTGTTGCAGCAGACGCAGGCTGATGCTAAAATTCGACAGTGGTCAGCAGGGAAGGAAGGGAACATTAGGTCTCTCCTGTCAACCCTACAATAT GTTCTTTGGCCGGGAAGTGGATGGCAGCCAATCGCGTTGGTGGATCTAGTCGAAGAGAATCCGGTGAAACGAGCTTATCAGAAAGCATTGCTCCGCCTACATCCAGATAAACTTCAGCAGAAAGGCGCTGCTTCTCATCACAAGTATATTGCCCTTCAAGTTTTTGATATTCTTCAG GAAGCATGGGACCATTTCAACAACACTTGTCCAATTTAA